In the Ilumatobacteraceae bacterium genome, one interval contains:
- a CDS encoding transglutaminaseTgpA domain-containing protein, which yields MIRPVGISAGGLGLALGWIGGVAIAQLTGATPVVIVLAAGVVLMAGAVLDGWFSALRTKVGDAALPHASDQGTPVPLSIDVASPRPVFVEVLVRGERVAQGWSGATRFADEATFRRRGAVDELHVRVKTAGLLGLVWWGRRVVVPIGRHLVAPPMHDGRVPIERAGRAADGDLAGASGAISGEIDGIRPWRDGDSEKFVHWSSSIRSGELMVHDRRQNADQQWIVRARSGTADPDEEAGAARRAIAGGLRSGVAVLAAVDQEVPAPIDNLDAATEWVALAPLGVARAPSRGWRDRFRRVEPDATATRQARWWAAAATLVSLLMLTTSLSYTNVAHGLVVLGVLAGAAVSARSLETGEPPSVLIRTLVGLGALAAFVLVVAASGRLDGLLAVLRGPLPQLLILLIILHGFECRDRRTARVGLGISAVVLMYASGLRVDGAITWWLLAWAFTFGVAMAKLSVPTARATSPGRPRRSFVRTWAVRTSGVGVAGVATVALLAVVPIPDGPARLTLPTLIEDADNVPTTGGIAGPDGESRGAGDATVEPGSDRAPAGQAGGYTGFAETMDTSVRGNLSDEIVMRVRAPEPDYWRGQTFSRFDGRRWYADPQIGTPRRGPTIDVPPADGVIPVGSGIVVDRFVQTYFLETDMPNVVFHAGRPTQVVAETDVWTRPDGALRATTVLPDGSIYTVVSDRVRVDAAILRRQGLIGPRLSDLGREVFARYLEVPASTTPETIALANELAADAGSTYDVVRAYEGWLEANVEYDLNAPLPDAGEDAVHDFLFDSQLGFCEQIASALTIMLRTQGVPARLATGYVSGTRDEVAGVFEVRASDAHAWVEVWFPQTGWQAFDPTAGVPLSADAERGSVGADLAGALGGFVGDHPLRVALTVGGLFAAVVALQLLRLAVERRRRGRWGVLQDRFAALAARRGAAGTAPNPALAAAWSGADDESVARDVADRLDRIAFDPAFADEDRIFRDTRKLVSTLRSSDR from the coding sequence GTGATCCGTCCGGTCGGCATTTCCGCAGGCGGTCTCGGCCTCGCGCTGGGATGGATCGGCGGCGTCGCGATCGCACAACTCACCGGCGCCACGCCGGTCGTCATCGTGCTCGCTGCCGGCGTCGTGCTCATGGCAGGTGCCGTGCTCGACGGGTGGTTCAGCGCGCTCCGGACGAAGGTCGGTGACGCGGCGCTCCCGCACGCGTCCGACCAGGGCACTCCGGTGCCGCTCTCGATCGACGTGGCATCGCCCCGCCCCGTGTTCGTCGAGGTCCTCGTCCGCGGTGAACGGGTCGCCCAGGGCTGGTCGGGTGCAACCCGATTCGCCGACGAGGCCACGTTCCGGCGCCGCGGCGCGGTCGACGAACTGCACGTGCGCGTCAAGACGGCCGGCCTCCTCGGTCTGGTCTGGTGGGGACGCCGCGTCGTCGTGCCGATCGGCCGCCACCTCGTCGCACCGCCGATGCACGATGGTCGCGTCCCGATCGAACGGGCCGGCCGCGCCGCCGACGGCGACCTGGCCGGTGCCAGCGGTGCGATCAGCGGCGAGATCGACGGCATTCGCCCCTGGCGCGACGGCGACAGCGAGAAGTTCGTCCACTGGTCGTCGTCGATCCGCTCGGGTGAACTCATGGTGCACGACCGACGACAGAACGCCGACCAGCAGTGGATCGTGCGAGCGAGGTCGGGAACGGCCGACCCGGACGAGGAGGCCGGAGCTGCTCGCCGGGCGATCGCCGGTGGGCTCCGGTCCGGTGTCGCAGTGCTCGCCGCAGTCGATCAGGAGGTTCCCGCACCGATCGACAATCTCGACGCTGCGACCGAGTGGGTGGCGCTCGCCCCGCTGGGCGTGGCGCGTGCGCCGTCTCGAGGCTGGCGTGATCGATTCCGGCGGGTCGAGCCCGACGCCACGGCAACACGGCAGGCGCGCTGGTGGGCCGCGGCGGCCACGCTGGTGTCGTTGCTGATGCTGACGACGTCGTTGTCGTACACGAACGTCGCCCACGGATTGGTCGTCCTCGGTGTGCTCGCGGGGGCAGCGGTCTCGGCCCGGTCGCTGGAGACGGGCGAGCCGCCGTCGGTGTTGATCCGCACGCTCGTCGGGCTCGGTGCGCTGGCTGCGTTCGTGCTGGTGGTCGCCGCGTCGGGTCGCCTCGACGGGCTGCTCGCCGTGTTGCGCGGACCGCTGCCGCAGCTCCTGATCCTGCTGATCATCCTGCACGGGTTCGAGTGCCGGGATCGACGAACGGCCAGGGTCGGGCTCGGCATTTCGGCCGTCGTCCTGATGTACGCCTCCGGGCTCCGTGTCGACGGTGCGATCACGTGGTGGTTGCTGGCGTGGGCGTTCACCTTCGGCGTCGCCATGGCCAAGCTGTCGGTGCCGACCGCCCGCGCGACGTCGCCGGGTCGTCCACGCCGCAGCTTCGTCCGCACGTGGGCGGTCAGGACGTCCGGCGTCGGCGTCGCCGGGGTCGCGACCGTCGCGCTGCTGGCCGTGGTGCCGATCCCCGACGGCCCGGCGCGGCTGACGCTGCCGACACTGATCGAGGACGCCGACAACGTCCCGACGACGGGCGGGATCGCCGGGCCCGACGGTGAGTCGCGCGGTGCCGGCGACGCCACGGTCGAACCCGGTTCGGATCGTGCGCCGGCGGGTCAGGCGGGCGGCTACACCGGATTCGCCGAGACCATGGACACGTCGGTGCGCGGCAATCTCAGCGACGAGATCGTGATGCGTGTCCGAGCGCCCGAACCCGACTACTGGCGCGGGCAGACGTTCTCGCGATTCGACGGCCGGCGCTGGTACGCCGATCCGCAGATCGGCACGCCTCGACGCGGGCCGACGATCGACGTGCCGCCCGCCGACGGTGTGATCCCGGTCGGGAGTGGCATCGTCGTCGACCGGTTCGTGCAGACCTACTTCCTCGAAACCGACATGCCCAATGTGGTGTTCCACGCCGGCCGGCCGACCCAGGTCGTCGCCGAGACCGATGTCTGGACCCGACCGGACGGGGCGCTGCGGGCGACGACCGTGCTGCCGGACGGCTCGATCTACACCGTGGTGTCCGATCGGGTTCGGGTCGACGCCGCGATCCTCCGACGGCAGGGTCTGATCGGCCCGCGGCTGAGCGACCTCGGGCGCGAGGTGTTCGCCCGCTATCTCGAGGTGCCGGCATCGACGACGCCCGAGACGATCGCGCTCGCGAACGAACTCGCGGCCGACGCAGGGTCGACCTACGACGTCGTTCGGGCCTACGAGGGCTGGTTGGAGGCCAACGTCGAGTACGACCTGAACGCACCGCTGCCCGACGCCGGCGAGGATGCCGTGCACGACTTCCTCTTCGACTCGCAGCTCGGATTCTGCGAACAGATCGCCTCGGCGCTCACGATCATGCTGCGGACACAGGGTGTGCCGGCGCGGTTGGCGACCGGCTACGTGTCGGGTACACGCGACGAGGTCGCCGGAGTGTTCGAGGTCCGTGCCAGCGACGCACATGCGTGGGTCGAGGTCTGGTTCCCCCAGACCGGTTGGCAGGCGTTCGATCCGACGGCCGGCGTCCCGCTCTCGGCCGACGCCGAACGGGGATCGGTCGGCGCCGATCTGGCCGGCGCCCTCGGTGGCTTCGTCGGAGACCATCCGCTGCGGGTCGCCCTCACCGTGGGCGGACTGTTCGCCGCCGTCGTGGCCCTGCAGCTCCTCCGTCTCGCAGTCGAGCGTCGACGTCGTGGACGGTGGGGTGTGCTCCAGGATCGCTTCGCCGCGCTCGCAGCGCGACGAGGTGCCGCCGGCACCGCGCCGAACCCGGCGCTCGCCGCTGCCTGGTCGGGCGCCGACGACGAATCGGTCGCCCGCGACGTCGCCGACCGGCTCGACAGGATCGCGTTCGACCCGGCCTTCGCCGACGAAGATCGCATCTTCCGCGACACCCGCAAGCTCGTCAGCACGTTGCGCTCGTCCGATCGGTAG